Genomic DNA from Vanrija pseudolonga chromosome 3, complete sequence:
CCAGCGCCGGTACGGCCCATCAAGAGCCGTTCTCCCTCGCATCGACGGATCGCCAGGGCTCAAGGTAGCCAAGCCGTCGGCGAGTGGCGCCACGTCCCCTGTCCCACCACTCAAGAGTCCTTACGGCCCCGGCGGCTTGCCAGGCTTCGGTGacaacgaggtcgacggcaaggttCTGCCATGCCACAAGGTCAAGGAAGACGGTCTTGTGCGCATCACCCCGCAAACCATgaccgacctgctcgccggCAAGTACGACGCCGGCATGAAGCGGTACCACATCCTCGACTGCCGCTTCGACTACGAGTATGAAGGTGGTCACATCGACGGCGCTATCAACGTCAGAAGCatggagcagctcgacgagctcctgcTGACAGCAGCTTGTGGTGTCAACACCGACGGTTCGCTTCCTCAACCCAGCCGCAGTGGTCAAGCGgacgccgcccagcaggttgtcctcgtcttccACTGCGAGTTCAGTGCCAAGCGCGCCCCAACGTTTGCAAAGCACCTTCGATCTCGCGACCGCATGCTCAACAACTCGATCTACCCCAAGATCTTCTACCCAGAGTTGTACATCCTCGAGGGTGGCTACTGCGACTTCTTCAAGAAGTGCCCCACGCGCTGTGAACCACAGTCATACGTCCCCATGGACGACCCCCGCCACTTTGAGCGGCGCAACTCGGACTTGCACGACTTCCGCAAGTTCAGCCGCACCCGCTCGTTCACCTATGGTGAACTCCAGCCCGGACAACAGGCCTCTCGCGCCCAGCCCTGTCCTCCGCTAGTCTACGCCGCTGCCTCTGCTGCCACCTCACGCCGTGGCGGCAATGGCGCGACCATcaccgaggagcacgagccagactcgtcgtcgggctgcGAGGCTAGTCCCTGCCCACGGGCTCTCTCAATGGGCCAGGCGCCCATCTTTGGATCTGCCAAgggtcgcgccgccgggcgcggcCTCCAACGCTTCAACTCTTATGCCGGAGCGTCGCTCTTCTAATTCAAGCATTATAGTACTCTCCAACTACACTGAAACGATCTGCGGCCAGCACCACACTGCAAGCTTGGCCGCTAAACGCATCATCACGCCCACACTCGTTTGTAACATTACCGCACCACACATCATAACACCGTGTCGCCCACTTCTTTGCACGCACACTCGCCTTTCACCCCCGGCCTAGAAACACGAGCACGAACAACTACACGAATTTGTCAAGTAATCTGGATTCGCTTGGACCTTGTCGTCAGGCCATTATCATTGGGGTCTATATTGTCGGTTCCCCCTCCAACACGCTctcgcacacacacataTATCGCACTGCCCCTTGAGAAAACACATTCATCAACCCGCCTATCCCACCAGATTCGCACCACGTCACTGTCGCCTGTCAGCAAGGCCAGCTCTTTCTTTATATTTTACGACTCCCCCCACCGAGCGGTGCTTTGGCCACCGCTGCAGACCAAACtgtgttgtgtgtgtcgACCGAGTCTCCGCCatccgcgctgcgcgcccaCATCACAGACTGTATCCTTACCTGTGTCTTTGTGCGCTTGCTTGGTTTTCATAGCTCTGCTGGATACATGTGCTCCTGGTATCGAATGAATGTCGTAAACAGGTCCCAGTCTGGCTGCCACTCACCCTCTGCAAGTCGTGGTCAAGTCGAGTGGAGGTTTATGGGACAATTTTTGGTTCCGTCGGGAGCCCCACATGCCACTCTTAGATTTTTGGAGACTTTTGGTTGTGCGCCGAAGTGTCTGTCGAAGGCTTCGAAGTCtggctgcttgcttgctgccaAACAACAATCTACAACTGCATCACACAATCCACCCCAAAACAGCGGACATGACTTCAAACGTCCTTCCGCTCTTCTGGCActtggcctcgtcctcaaAAGACACACGGCTGAGCGCAAGTGCCGACCTGGTGTCCTCGGTAGACGCCTTCCAACAAGCCTTTGTCGCCGCAAAGGCCGAGGCAGGCGACAGccaaggcgacgacgacgatgacgacgaggacggatccgacgacgatgacgaggaagacgacgacgacgagtcggggatggaggtcgacgaggacgacgacggcgacgacgaggacgcagCAAGCGGCGCCCTGGCCGAGGAAGgtgcccgcctcgacgcgctcctcgcccgcgacAACGCCCAGGACGTCGTGTACTGCGTCAAGCGCCTGGTCCGCGGTCTGAGCTCTTCACGAGAAAGCAGTCGTCTGGGTTTTGCTGTGGCTCTTACCGAGGTGGGTTATTATGTACAAGAGCACGCTAACCACGCAGCTCTTGGCCCGCACACCAGCCGTCACGGCCGCGCAGGTCATCTCTCTCGTGTTGCGGAATTCCCAGTTCAGCAAGGGAGGAAAGGGTGCCGATGAGCGTGACAAGATGTTTGCGCGCCTCTTCGGCATCATCGCCGTCTCCGACTCTGGCGCGCTCTTCGCGCCCTccagccgcctcgaggactgggaggtcgccgtcgactcgctcctcgccctcgctgagACCAAGGCGTGGCTCGCTGAGGCCGCCGGCTGGGCGCTCGTCCGCGCCACTGAGGACCTGCTCAAgtcggacgccgagtggAAGGAGGACGGGCTCGAGTacctcgtctcgtcggtgTACGAGAGCAACAAGTCGTGGACCCCAGAGAAGGTCGCCctctccctcgtcctccaggccgcgcgccccgccctcgaCTGGAAGGCGctcacggcgccgacgttcAAGCACCAGCCGCTCCTCAACAACCAcaacctcgccgtgctcggccgtatcctcaaggagggcggcgccggcgacgacgacgacgagcccaaCCGCACGGGAACGTACAAGCCCCAGCTCCACTTTGTCTGGGACAAGATCCTCGAGGCCTACTTCAAcgaccaggccgagggcggctcGTTCCAGGACTTTTACCGCACTGTTGTCGACGAGTCGCTGTTCAGCAACACGTCGTCCGCCGAGCGCAAGTACCACGGCTTCCAGGTGTttgagcgcgcgctcccCCAGCTCCCGGCCGCCCAGGTGCCGCTCGTGTTCACGCCCAACTTTATGCGCACGTGGATGAACCACCTCGTGTCGGCCGACCGCAACCTGCACAAGGCGGCGCTGCAAGCCGCCCGCGTCGTGAACGACGTCGTCAAGGCCAACCCGGCTGCTGGCTTCACGCTGCTctcgcagctcgtcggcaagcaCGGCCGCCCCGACTTTGACCGCGTCACCAAGACCAAGACGGTCGAGGGCATCATGGCCAGCCTGACGGCTGACGGCGTTCTCGACTACGTCAAGTACCTCGAGGGTCTTGTtctcggcaaggacgagggcaacagcagcagcagcgacctCAGCTCGGctgacgagcgccgcgcctgGGCActtgaccagctcgccgccctcgtccgcaACAACACCAtccccaaggccgacgagtggctggctcgcgtcctcgacctgcttCTCGTCCACGGCTTTTTCATCCTCCGCAAGGCTGACAAGAAGAGCCCTATCGAGGCGGTGAGTTCATTGCATTAGGTACATCTGCTGACCACACAGCTTCACACCGTCCCCAAGCCCCCCTTCTCCGaggtcaccgccgccactgcccgTGCCCGTTTCACCTCGGCGATCGTCGAGGCCACGAACGCCACCCCTGCCAAGGCTGAGGGCGACGCTCCCGCTCGCCAGCGCGGTGCCGACAGCAACGGTCGTCTCTGgctcgcccgcgccctcgacaccctcgctgccgtcgaggccaacaagaagcacgccgagcttgtcgccgacgctgacgacgagatcaagaagATTCGTGCCGATGCCCTCGCTGTTGTCGCGACCGTCCGCAAGGACGCCAAGGCTGACAAGGGCGATGTTGCCCGTGGTGTTGAGATCCTCCTCTCGTTCCTCATTCTCCAGACTtacgacgaggtcgaggacgccctTGACCTGCTCGATGAGGCCGTTTCGGCCGCCCAGGGCCTCTTTGGAggcaagaaggacgaggagctcgtcccCACTGACGCTctgctcgacgtcctcgtcgccctgctGGACAAGAGCTCGGCCGACCTCAGGACGCTGGCCAACCACGTCTTCGGCATGGTCTCGCCTGCGCTTACCGCCTCGAGCCtggagcacctcgtcgtccagctGGAGCAGTCtgccgcggtcgccgaggaggacgacgatgaggacgaggatgacgatgaggaggacgacgatgac
This window encodes:
- the pol5 gene encoding DNA polymerase V, translated to MTSNVLPLFWHLASSSKDTRLSASADLVSSVDAFQQAFVAAKAEAGDSQGDDDDDDEDGSDDDDEEDDDDESGMEVDEDDDGDDEDAASGALAEEGARLDALLARDNAQDVVYCVKRLVRGLSSSRESSRLGFAVALTELLARTPAVTAAQVISLVLRNSQFSKGGKGADERDKMFARLFGIIAVSDSGALFAPSSRLEDWEVAVDSLLALAETKAWLAEAAGWALVRATEDLLKSDAEWKEDGLEYLVSSVYESNKSWTPEKVALSLVLQAARPALDWKALTAPTFKHQPLLNNHNLAVLGRILKEGGAGDDDDEPNRTGTYKPQLHFVWDKILEAYFNDQAEGGSFQDFYRTVVDESLFSNTSSAERKYHGFQVFERALPQLPAAQVPLVFTPNFMRTWMNHLVSADRNLHKAALQAARVVNDVVKANPAAGFTLLSQLVGKHGRPDFDRVTKTKTVEGIMASLTADGVLDYVKYLEGLVLGKDEGNSSSSDLSSADERRAWALDQLAALVRNNTIPKADEWLARVLDLLLVHGFFILRKADKKSPIEALHTVPKPPFSEVTAATARARFTSAIVEATNATPAKAEGDAPARQRGADSNGRLWLARALDTLAAVEANKKHAELVADADDEIKKIRADALAVVATVRKDAKADKGDVARGVEILLSFLILQTYDEVEDALDLLDEAVSAAQGLFGGKKDEELVPTDALLDVLVALLDKSSADLRTLANHVFGMVSPALTASSLEHLVVQLEQSAAVAEEDDDEDEDDDEEDDDDEEDEDDDEDEEEDDEDDEDEDANATVDPEFRRRVAEALQVSGVGLDGDDGEEDGDSDDESVWDDDQMMKVDEQLAAVFKQRASTTKRSDLKNAAIESLHFKNRILDFFDIYARRQATNPLVLDIILPLLRLVRSGSGELANKAAGVLRTRIAKAAHAPSNVDDEKAKELLAEIHRQAQRAANAEFSALCSSASLFVARAAPGPALDAYRATLTDFMTRKGSEVRPSFVAEYIRRHPAKAWSLAPDLVKLVAPGGSGVNAYRQTQGYTFLGALFQQVPQLVKAGDVAQADAEKVIRQAASDVYATLEAAAASTDAKEWKADRLKEVAKFALQLARAAKTLAGDKAAELLDVKRLATVTDAIKAGQRTKEMKSIHQLLQQLASVLGAGKPKEKKAGKAAASKVAANGDDEAEAEPEAEAPKPTKRKAPSGDKAKSKGKKVKSAP